A segment of the Aureliella helgolandensis genome:
ACGAGTCGGTCGGGCCAAAATGTGCTTTGCCAACGTGGATGGTGTGGTAACCAGACTCGCGCAAGACTGCGGGGAGCGTTACATCTCCCTCTTCTATTCCCTGCCAATTCCAATCCGGTGGTCCCAACGGTCCACGATTGTCCGTGGCGGGATTAATCCAATTCGTCGCTCTATGTCTTGCCGCGTTCTGCCCAGTCATGATTGAGATGCGCGTCGGAGAACAAACGCTCATCGCACAAAAGTTGTTGAAGCGTATTCCGCTCGCCGCCAGCTTCTCCATGTTCGGCGTGCGATAGTAATCGTTGAGTGGGTATCGCTTGGGAGTCCCCTGGCCATCGGTCAGGAAGGGTACAGACGTATCCATCACCCCCATGTCGTCGACGAGAAACACGACAATGTTGGGGCGTGTTTGATCCGCCTCTGCCGAATCGGCCGGGGCAACCAGAAGGGTTCCCCAACAAAGTAGACCTACTCCGCACAAGCCCAATTGAGCACGAGTTCCGCTCCAGTTGAATAGCATTATCACTCCCGAATGATCGTGGTGCATTTGTCGTTCTTAAACGCGCCTTGGTATCAAAATGTCTCTGGCAATTATAATGCAACCCTGCAGCCAGTTTGTCACGTCGATTGCTGATCGGAGGCAGGTGGCTGCCTCGCGTCGGAAAACGTTGGAAAAAGGGAGGCAGTGCTACCGGGATGCGGAAGTGCCCTGCTCCACCCGAGTTCTAGATTTCTCTCCAGTGGATTGCAACTTGGAAAGCGACGTAGCTCTAGCAAAGTTTGGTGCCATTGGGGACAGGCTGGTCAGGAATGGCTAACACGACATCGCCATTGTCTCGATGGAGTCCAACCAACAAACACTCCGACATAAAGGGACCGATCTGTTTGGGCGGAAAGTTGATGACGGCTAAAACCTGCCGGCCGATCAATTCGGTGGGAGTGTATAAAGTGGTAACTTGGGAGCTTGTTTTTTTCACGCCCAGATTCGCCCCAAAGTCGATGGTGATTTTGTAGGCCGGTTTGTGCGCTTCGGGAAACTCGCGGGCGTCAATCACGGTTCCGACCCGCAGTTCAACTTTCGCAAAGTCGCTCCAAAGAATCTCTTCCAAGGCTAACTCCTCACTTGTTTACAGGGATGTGTCTGGCACTCGGGAAACCTCTCCGTCGCATTCTAAGAAAAACTGATCGAGAAACGAACGCATGAATTCCTCGCGTTGTAGGGCGATGATTCTAGCGGGTTCGGTGTTGAGGAGTGCGCGAAGTTTGAAGAGCTTCTCATGAAAATGGCCTACGCCGGTTGGAGCGGTCGGTGAGGCGGCATCTCGCTGACTAGGCAGGTAGAATGGCTGCCCCTTGGCGGCGCCGTATTCAATCGTGCGGACAATTCCAATGGCGCCCAAGGCATCCAAACGATCGGCGTCTTGAACGATTTTTCCCTCTAGGCTCAGCTGGTCAGCCGGCACCCCTTTTCGAAACGAAATGTTGTCCACAATGTGCGTTACGTGTTCGACGATCTCCTGGGGGACTCCCTGGGCTGACAGAATCTCCCGCGAGAACTCTGCGCTGCGTTCAAGGCCGTCGTGGAACTTGGCATCTCCCACGTCATGCAACAGCGCGGCTAGGTCTACTACCAGGCGGGAGCCACCGGTCTCCGTTTGAATCTGCCGAGCGGTGCGCAAAACTCGCGAAACATGGTCGAAGCCATGACCGGCTTGTTGCCCCTGCATGCGTTCTGCGGCGATCGCTGCAGTGGTGTCTGTCCACCTCTGCTGTTGCTGTGGACTCACGGGTTCACTCAAGGCTGTTTCCTAACGGTTTCTGGTCGAAGGTGATGCAGTTAGACGCACTATTAGCGTTCGTGGCGAGGCCCTGTTCGACTTGCGCAGTCGCGGGAGAAGTACTTTTGTAGCGGCAACTCGTGGAAACGCATAGGTGCTCACAATGCACGGCTGAGCGGCAAATTGAGCTATACTTTGGTGTTCCAACGGCTCGTCTCTTCGGCTGGCTGCCAGGGGCACCGTGTTTTAAGTCTTAGGTTCAAACCGCTTGAGGTCTACAAGATGTTTTGGAAGTTTTGTGTACTCCCCGCAATGTTGGTCGGCTGTTTTGCAGTGGGGCTCCCTGGGGGGAGCAACGCTCAGGAAACGCAAGGAGCAAAGGTCGAGAAACGCCCCAATATCCTACTGATGCTCTGCGACGACATTCGCTTCAATGCCTTGGGATGCATGGGGCATCCGCATCTTAAAACTCCGAATATCGATCGGCTGGCATCCGAGGGTGTCCTGTTCGAGAATGTGTTTTGCACAACCAGCTTGTGCTCTCCCAGCCGGGCGTCCATTCTCAGCGGTTTGTACGCGCACACGCATGGCGTCACCAACAATTTTACAGAGTTCCCCGATTCAATGGGAACCTTCCCCATCCAGTTGCAGAAGGTCGGGTACGAAACCGCCTATATCGGCAAGTACCACATGGGGGAGAACAACGACGAACCGCGGCCCGGTTTTGACCACTTTGTGACCCATAAAGGACAGGGACAGTATTTCGATACTGAATTTAATGTTGACGGGCAGGGGGGCAAAGTAGTGCCCGGATATTACACAACCGTCGTGACGGATATGGCTGAAGAGTGGATTCAGGACCGGTCCGGCGACAAGCCTTGGATGATGATGATTGGCCAGAAAGCTCCTCACAGCTTCTATTTTCCGGAACCGAAATACGAACACGCGTTTGATGACGTTGAAATCGACTACCCCCATTCCGCCTTTGATCTATCCGATAAGCCGGAGTGGATCCGGCAGCGGCTCAATACCTGGCACGGTATTTACGGTCCCCTGTTTGATTGGAGGAAGGACTTCCCGGATACTTCGGCCGCTGCAGTGCTCGATTTCCAAGCTATGGTGCGGGCTTACATGGGCACTATTCTTAGCGTCGATGACAGCATGGGACGGCTCGTTCAACTGCTGGCAGAACGTGGCGAACTTGAGAATACGATCGTGATTTTCATGGGAGACAACGGCTTGCTGGAGGGGGAACATGGCATGGTCGATAAGCGGACGATGCATGAACCCAGTATTCGGATTCCACTGGTAATGCGATATCCGGGAATGTCTGGTGGAAGCGCCAAGCGTGTCAAGCAGCAAGTGCTGACGGTGGACATCGCCCCCACCCTGTGCGAACTCGCCGGTGCAGAACCTCTTCCCAAGATTCATGGACGTTCGCTGGTACAGCTGGTTGCGGACAAAGATCCCGCTTGGCGGACATCGTGGTTCTACCATTACAACTACGAGAAACAGTTCCCGTATACGCCCAATGTCCGTGGCGTTCGCACCGACCGCTGGAAATTGATCCGGTATCCGCATGGCGACGGACAGGCGGATCGCCACATGGGGGAACTCTACGACTTGGCCAACGATCCAGATGAGCTTCACAACTTGTTCGGCGCACCGGAGCAACAGGAACGCATCGCTGAACTATCCAATGAACTACTGGAGCTGATGGCGGCAACGGGAATCTCTGAAGATACCATGCCACTCGATGAGGGCATTAAGGGAGAATTGCCAGACGCATCGATTCGCTAGCCTGCAGCCACTGAATTTTCAGGCTATCCATAAGAAAACCTCTGCAAACCTGTTGGTTTGCAGAGGTTGGAGAAAACGTACTGCTACGCTCTTAAAGCGGTGACTCGTGGACTAGCTACAGCCCATGGAGTTACCGCAATTGTGGCAGAGGTAACAGTTGCCGTTTCTTACCGTGATTGCACCGCAGTTATCGCAGCTTGGGGCGTCGGACTGGAATCCGGCGAACTGGCCGTTCCGCGATTCACCAGTGGCTGAATCGGCGGGAGCTGCCAAGGCGACTCCGGCCCGCTCAAGACTCTGGGCATTTACTACGTTGAGTTGACCACTATAGCGGGCAGAGGTCTGGACTTCAGGTTCGGTTTCCACAGCACCATTTCCATCGGCTTGCTTTGCCGTGGCCTGTGGCGTGGCGGAGTCGTTCGCGTAGTTGGCACCGCCCGCAGCAGCCTCGCGATAGCCCGCCAGGAAGGTAATTCCCATCCAACGGAAAATGTAGTCGACGACACTCTTGGCGATGCGCACATCGGGATTCGTGGTGTGTCCCATGGGCTCAAATCGCGTATGCCCAAACTTGTTCACCAAGACTTCCAGTGGCACGCCGTACTGCAACGACATGGAAATGGCCGTTCCAAAGCTGTCCATCAGACCACCTACGGTCGAACCCTCTTTGGCCATCGTGATGAACAATTCGCCCGGCCGACCATCGGGGTAGAGCCCAACGTTCAAATAGCCTTCATGTCCCGCGATATTGAACTTGTGCGTCAGCGATTGCCGCGTGTCGGGCAATCGCTCGCGGCGCGGCTTGTAGACAATCTTTTCCTTCACCACTTCCTTGGCCTTGGTTTCCTCCGACTTGGTGTTCAGAGGTTGACTCTGCTTCGAGCCATCGCGGTAAATTGCGATCGCTTTCAGGCCCAGTTCCCAGCCCCAGAAGTAGGCTTCCGCGATATCCTTGGGGGTCACATCATGCGGCATGTTGACCGTCTTGGAGATCGCACCCGACAGAAACGGTTGCGCGGCGGCCATCATTTGTACGTGAGCCTGCCACGCGATGCTCCTGGTTCCCTTGGCGGGTTTGAAAGCACAATCGAAGACTGGCAGGTGCGCGTCCTTGAGGAAGGGAGCCCCTTCAATCGTATCGTTCTCGTCGACGTAGTCGATGATCGCTTTGACCTGATCGTCGGTATAGCCGAGCGTCTCAAGTCCTAGGGCGACCGAACGATTGACAATCTTCAGAACGCCTCCGCCGGCAAGTTGCTTGTACTTGACCAACGCAATGTCGGGCTCGATGCCTGTTGTGTCACAGTCCATCATGAAACTGATGGTTCCGGTGGGAGCCAAGACGGTCGCTTGAGCGTTGCGGTAGCCATAACGGTCACCCAGCTCGACCACTTTGTCCCATAGATCTTTGGCCGCCTGTTTGAGGTAATCAGGGCCGGCACTATCAATGTTCCGGACTGCATCGCGGTGCTTGCGCATCACACGCTGCATCGGCTCTCGATTGGGCTCGTAGCGGTCGAAGGTTCCCACGACCCCTGCCAGCTCAGCGCTGGTCAAGTTGGCCGCACCGTGCAACAACGCGGTCAACGAGCCGCAGATTCCGCGTGCTTCGTCTGAGTCGTAAGCGGCACCAGCCGTCATGATCAAGCTGCCGAGATTGGAATAACCCAAGCCAAGTGGACGGTACTTGTGGCTGTTTTCTGCAATCTCCGGCGTTGGATAGCTTGCATGCCCCACCAAAATCTCTTGGGCGATGAAGTAGATTCGGCAAGCAGCCACGAAACCTTCCACATCGAATAGCCCATC
Coding sequences within it:
- a CDS encoding tRNA-binding protein codes for the protein MEEILWSDFAKVELRVGTVIDAREFPEAHKPAYKITIDFGANLGVKKTSSQVTTLYTPTELIGRQVLAVINFPPKQIGPFMSECLLVGLHRDNGDVVLAIPDQPVPNGTKLC
- a CDS encoding HD domain-containing protein, coding for MQGQQAGHGFDHVSRVLRTARQIQTETGGSRLVVDLAALLHDVGDAKFHDGLERSAEFSREILSAQGVPQEIVEHVTHIVDNISFRKGVPADQLSLEGKIVQDADRLDALGAIGIVRTIEYGAAKGQPFYLPSQRDAASPTAPTGVGHFHEKLFKLRALLNTEPARIIALQREEFMRSFLDQFFLECDGEVSRVPDTSL
- a CDS encoding sulfatase family protein, yielding MFWKFCVLPAMLVGCFAVGLPGGSNAQETQGAKVEKRPNILLMLCDDIRFNALGCMGHPHLKTPNIDRLASEGVLFENVFCTTSLCSPSRASILSGLYAHTHGVTNNFTEFPDSMGTFPIQLQKVGYETAYIGKYHMGENNDEPRPGFDHFVTHKGQGQYFDTEFNVDGQGGKVVPGYYTTVVTDMAEEWIQDRSGDKPWMMMIGQKAPHSFYFPEPKYEHAFDDVEIDYPHSAFDLSDKPEWIRQRLNTWHGIYGPLFDWRKDFPDTSAAAVLDFQAMVRAYMGTILSVDDSMGRLVQLLAERGELENTIVIFMGDNGLLEGEHGMVDKRTMHEPSIRIPLVMRYPGMSGGSAKRVKQQVLTVDIAPTLCELAGAEPLPKIHGRSLVQLVADKDPAWRTSWFYHYNYEKQFPYTPNVRGVRTDRWKLIRYPHGDGQADRHMGELYDLANDPDELHNLFGAPEQQERIAELSNELLELMAATGISEDTMPLDEGIKGELPDASIR
- a CDS encoding vitamin B12-dependent ribonucleotide reductase, which produces MKIEQRFCPADTDPFDTVGWEIRSAAIKDEAGKALFEQTDCEIPEKWSQLATNVVVSKYFYGEPGTPERENSVRQLIHRVTRTITDWGIADGYFDTVSDGERFYNELSWLCVHQHGAFNSPVWFNVGLFHQYGVTGSPCTWNFNPETQQVEQPQNPYEFPQGSACFIQSVDDNMEDIMRLASSEAMLFKFGSGTGTDLSTIRSRREKLSGGGTPSGPLSFMKVYDSIAGVVKSGGKTRRAAKMQSLKITHPDILDFIECKWREEQKAHSLIREGYESNFNGEAYSSVFFQNANLSVRVTNDFMKAVRDKQPWTTTWVSAKSTDEPPTHDARQLLDTMADCAWNCGDPGVQYDTTINDWHTCPNSGPINASNPCSEYMFLDNTACNLASINLMKYRKADGLFDVEGFVAACRIYFIAQEILVGHASYPTPEIAENSHKYRPLGLGYSNLGSLIMTAGAAYDSDEARGICGSLTALLHGAANLTSAELAGVVGTFDRYEPNREPMQRVMRKHRDAVRNIDSAGPDYLKQAAKDLWDKVVELGDRYGYRNAQATVLAPTGTISFMMDCDTTGIEPDIALVKYKQLAGGGVLKIVNRSVALGLETLGYTDDQVKAIIDYVDENDTIEGAPFLKDAHLPVFDCAFKPAKGTRSIAWQAHVQMMAAAQPFLSGAISKTVNMPHDVTPKDIAEAYFWGWELGLKAIAIYRDGSKQSQPLNTKSEETKAKEVVKEKIVYKPRRERLPDTRQSLTHKFNIAGHEGYLNVGLYPDGRPGELFITMAKEGSTVGGLMDSFGTAISMSLQYGVPLEVLVNKFGHTRFEPMGHTTNPDVRIAKSVVDYIFRWMGITFLAGYREAAAGGANYANDSATPQATAKQADGNGAVETEPEVQTSARYSGQLNVVNAQSLERAGVALAAPADSATGESRNGQFAGFQSDAPSCDNCGAITVRNGNCYLCHNCGNSMGCS